The following proteins are co-located in the Leptospira selangorensis genome:
- a CDS encoding glycerol-3-phosphate dehydrogenase/oxidase produces MNPQKLDRFIERAKDEAFFDVLIIGGGITGSALAYEVASRGLSVALVEKEDFGGATSSATGKLIHGGLRYLKRFDLSLVREALKERRILSNIAPNLVYPYPMILPNPGLLERIGLFVYDLLSFDRNRTWDKSKKIPAHKNLSKKEIQSRGLAMDSAIYFYDCIMPSPERLTLAFLKSAVQEGASVSNYTRAEELIFEGNRVIGAIVKDIIHNKNVKLNASVVVNASGPWSQDLLNGTKKIKVPVPKTRSEGIYLITKKYFDTMVLHVGKKGHFSFAPWRGKNMIGPTEKAYYGPVEDWKLSPESILEFLEYINSSGLISEKLELKDIEFAYGGLRPLAETGGEDKETYSASRKSELQDHSKDGIEGLISAGGGKYTTSRHFAEKIFKLIQRKLPKKTGPNVSEKKFLKGCEIPNIESYLENAKNSYPNVSKNTIEYLVRHYGTEYESILELANSSKQLSEVLDEDGELAAQVLYAIRFEMAMNLQDILLRRTGLGTVGLPTDDVLSKVTEIAGKEWNWSTEKKSEEIEKLKRRLKLLV; encoded by the coding sequence TGGATCGATTTATCGAAAGAGCAAAAGATGAGGCCTTCTTTGATGTATTGATTATAGGAGGTGGGATCACAGGTTCTGCCTTAGCCTATGAGGTAGCGAGTAGAGGACTTTCCGTTGCCTTGGTCGAAAAAGAAGATTTCGGTGGAGCAACATCATCTGCCACAGGAAAACTGATCCATGGTGGACTCAGATACTTAAAACGTTTTGATCTGTCTTTAGTCAGGGAAGCACTTAAAGAAAGAAGGATCCTATCTAATATAGCTCCGAACCTTGTATATCCCTATCCGATGATACTTCCGAATCCCGGTCTTTTGGAAAGAATCGGTCTATTTGTATACGACCTACTTTCTTTTGATAGAAACCGGACTTGGGACAAATCCAAAAAGATCCCTGCACATAAAAACCTTTCTAAAAAGGAGATCCAAAGCCGAGGTCTGGCTATGGATTCTGCGATCTATTTTTACGATTGTATCATGCCTAGCCCTGAAAGATTGACTCTTGCATTTCTAAAATCGGCAGTCCAAGAAGGTGCGTCGGTTTCCAATTATACAAGAGCGGAAGAATTAATTTTCGAAGGAAACCGAGTGATCGGGGCCATTGTTAAAGATATCATTCATAATAAAAACGTAAAATTAAATGCTTCTGTGGTTGTGAACGCTTCCGGACCTTGGAGCCAGGACCTTCTGAATGGGACTAAGAAGATAAAAGTCCCGGTCCCTAAAACAAGATCAGAAGGGATTTATCTGATCACAAAAAAATACTTCGACACCATGGTGCTTCATGTAGGTAAAAAAGGACATTTCAGTTTTGCTCCCTGGAGAGGGAAAAATATGATCGGGCCTACTGAAAAAGCATATTATGGCCCTGTAGAAGACTGGAAACTTTCTCCCGAAAGTATTTTAGAATTTTTAGAATATATCAATTCTTCCGGTTTAATTTCTGAAAAATTAGAATTAAAAGATATTGAGTTCGCTTATGGTGGACTTAGGCCTCTTGCAGAAACTGGAGGAGAAGATAAGGAAACGTATTCAGCTTCCCGAAAATCAGAATTGCAGGATCATTCTAAGGATGGGATAGAGGGACTCATCAGTGCCGGCGGTGGAAAATATACAACTAGTCGTCACTTCGCAGAAAAAATATTCAAACTCATTCAAAGGAAACTGCCTAAAAAAACAGGACCTAATGTTTCTGAGAAAAAATTCTTAAAGGGATGCGAGATTCCAAACATAGAATCTTATTTAGAAAATGCTAAAAATTCTTATCCTAATGTTTCTAAAAATACTATAGAGTATCTGGTTCGTCATTATGGAACCGAATATGAATCCATTTTGGAATTAGCAAATTCTTCTAAACAGTTATCAGAAGTATTGGATGAAGATGGAGAATTGGCCGCTCAAGTTCTATACGCGATTCGTTTCGAAATGGCTATGAACTTGCAGGATATTTTGTTGAGACGAACCGGTCTCGGAACTGTTGGACTTCCAACAGACGATGTGCTCTCCAAAGTGACTGAGATTGCGGGCAAAGAATGGAATTGGTCTACAGAAAAAAAATCGGAAGAGATTGAGAAACTAAAAAGAAGACTAAAACTACTCGTTTGA
- a CDS encoding NHL repeat-containing protein — MNRNINNLLYIFCAVLFISCGAISTENPCDPSSDTFLNTQLLKFLVNDTSSTCGGGAIENSCNVFKNGEAATIVLGQADFTDNSAFGTAPNQFRGVAGAAMDVQGGLWVSDAYGGPADSRILHFPSPIQTNADADIILTANPLEARLIAMDLSGGLWVVAGTTSTGNKVVHYAPGMISGDSPDMMLGTGGSGSNPDQLNNPYGVAVDPTDGGVWVADYFNNRVTHYQAPITNSMSADKALGVLGLSGAGSGGPASNTTITRPTGVAVDPAGNLWVAEYGNNRVLRFSPPFSTGMQANMVLGQPNFTTSASGSGRFGLAGPNAVSIDSSGAVWVADTGNGRAVRFSPPFSSLGKGADAVLGKPDFNAGFNAAATAENTGSVVSVAAAPCGLWVMDSNNRRVLFFP, encoded by the coding sequence TTGAATCGGAATATTAATAATTTATTATATATCTTCTGTGCGGTTTTGTTTATAAGTTGTGGGGCTATTTCTACCGAAAACCCTTGTGATCCCTCAAGTGATACGTTTTTAAACACTCAACTTTTAAAATTCCTTGTAAACGATACGAGCTCCACCTGTGGGGGTGGAGCTATAGAAAATTCCTGCAATGTTTTTAAAAATGGAGAGGCGGCAACCATAGTTCTAGGCCAAGCCGATTTTACGGACAACAGTGCTTTTGGGACAGCTCCAAATCAATTTCGAGGTGTTGCTGGAGCCGCAATGGACGTTCAAGGGGGGCTTTGGGTATCGGATGCTTACGGCGGTCCTGCCGATTCTAGAATCCTGCATTTCCCTTCACCTATACAGACGAATGCAGATGCAGATATTATACTTACTGCTAACCCACTGGAAGCAAGATTAATCGCCATGGATCTAAGCGGAGGGCTTTGGGTGGTTGCTGGAACTACTTCTACTGGGAACAAGGTTGTCCATTATGCTCCCGGAATGATTTCGGGAGATTCGCCTGATATGATGCTTGGAACTGGGGGTTCCGGAAGTAATCCTGACCAGCTTAATAATCCATATGGAGTTGCTGTAGATCCCACTGACGGGGGGGTATGGGTCGCAGATTATTTCAATAATAGGGTTACGCATTATCAAGCGCCTATTACAAACAGTATGTCAGCTGACAAAGCACTCGGTGTATTAGGTTTAAGTGGCGCAGGAAGCGGCGGGCCCGCATCTAATACTACGATAACCCGTCCTACAGGGGTTGCTGTGGATCCAGCGGGAAATCTTTGGGTTGCAGAGTACGGAAATAATAGGGTTCTTCGATTTAGCCCTCCTTTTTCAACTGGAATGCAAGCAAATATGGTTCTTGGACAACCCAATTTTACTACTTCTGCGTCAGGGTCGGGTCGTTTTGGCTTAGCAGGTCCCAATGCAGTTAGTATCGATTCCAGTGGAGCGGTTTGGGTAGCAGATACTGGTAATGGAAGGGCCGTCCGTTTTTCCCCTCCGTTTAGTAGTCTTGGGAAAGGAGCAGATGCAGTATTAGGTAAACCGGATTTTAATGCAGGCTTTAACGCAGCCGCTACTGCGGAAAATACTGGAAGCGTTGTTTCCGTGGCAGCCGCTCCTTGCGGCCTTTGGGTAATGGATTCTAATAATAGGCGAGTCCTCTTTTTCCCTTAA
- a CDS encoding thiolase family protein, with the protein MTVIIDGARTPFGKFGGGLKDYSSSDLAVITAKETIRKTGIDPSKIEESIYGNVIQDNKDSAYLARHISLRSGLSEQSSALTVNRLCGSGLESILIGARKIRSKENDLILAGGTESMSNAPFVLKGARWGNKYGDTIAEDRLAQSLTDCFADLTMGMTAENISQHFKISRSEQDEWAGISQVRAEKATKTGTFSSEMISVQTGGKKSILLDRDEQIRGEECLPQLKNLPTSFSKDGTVTAGNASGINDGAASVLLASEEWVKKNGSNPLASILGYANVGCDPKMMGLGPVFAIPKALQNSGLSIKDIDLFEINEAYASQTLAVIRELGLDPEKTNVNGGAIAIGHPLGASGTRVTLALAYELKRRNLRYGVASLCIGGGQGIAIVLENYNFKK; encoded by the coding sequence ATGACAGTCATAATAGATGGGGCGAGAACCCCTTTTGGAAAGTTCGGAGGAGGACTAAAAGACTATAGTTCTTCCGATTTGGCGGTAATTACAGCCAAAGAAACAATTCGTAAAACCGGAATAGATCCTTCCAAAATAGAGGAATCTATTTATGGAAATGTAATACAGGACAATAAAGATTCCGCTTATCTTGCTAGACATATCTCTCTCAGATCAGGTCTTTCTGAACAATCCAGTGCGCTTACGGTAAATAGACTTTGTGGTTCCGGATTGGAGAGTATACTGATAGGCGCACGTAAAATCCGATCCAAAGAAAACGATCTCATACTCGCTGGCGGAACAGAATCCATGAGTAATGCTCCCTTTGTATTAAAAGGTGCCAGATGGGGAAATAAATACGGAGATACAATCGCAGAAGATCGACTCGCTCAGAGTCTCACGGATTGTTTTGCGGATCTGACAATGGGAATGACTGCAGAGAATATCTCCCAACATTTCAAAATTTCCAGATCGGAACAAGATGAATGGGCGGGTATTTCTCAAGTTAGAGCGGAGAAGGCCACAAAGACCGGAACCTTCTCCTCCGAAATGATATCCGTCCAAACCGGAGGAAAAAAATCTATCTTATTAGATAGAGATGAACAGATACGAGGCGAAGAATGTTTACCTCAACTGAAAAATCTGCCGACTTCATTTTCAAAAGATGGAACCGTCACAGCAGGAAATGCCTCCGGAATCAACGACGGCGCGGCATCCGTCCTACTTGCTTCCGAGGAGTGGGTCAAAAAGAACGGATCAAATCCTTTAGCATCCATATTAGGTTATGCTAATGTGGGTTGTGATCCAAAAATGATGGGGTTAGGTCCCGTATTTGCGATCCCTAAAGCATTACAAAATTCCGGACTGAGTATAAAAGATATAGATCTATTCGAGATCAACGAAGCTTACGCCTCTCAAACTTTAGCGGTGATCAGAGAATTAGGATTAGATCCGGAAAAAACGAATGTAAACGGAGGAGCGATCGCAATTGGCCATCCTCTAGGAGCCAGTGGAACGAGAGTTACATTAGCATTAGCCTACGAACTTAAACGTAGAAATTTAAGATATGGAGTGGCCTCACTTTGTATAGGAGGAGGACAAGGGATCGCTATCGTATTAGAAAATTATAATTTTAAGAAATGA
- a CDS encoding MarR family winged helix-turn-helix transcriptional regulator — protein sequence MKNKPSSSELKKIGLSCLNVSLRRTARLVTSYYDSILKPSGLRITQFSILVGIGHEEECSITDLSRLTDIDRTTLQRSLEILKRDNLIRIEKKEAGNIRNLSLTKKGESKLADAILLWEDAQSELTKSLGKSKFQETLKILSEVRKIPVLETQNQV from the coding sequence ATGAAAAATAAACCTTCCTCTTCTGAACTCAAAAAAATAGGACTCTCCTGTCTGAACGTAAGTTTAAGAAGGACCGCAAGATTAGTTACTTCCTATTATGATTCTATACTCAAACCTTCTGGGCTTAGAATAACACAATTCAGCATCTTAGTGGGAATTGGACACGAAGAAGAATGTAGTATCACGGACCTTTCCAGACTTACGGATATAGACAGAACCACACTACAAAGAAGTCTGGAGATCCTAAAAAGGGATAATCTGATCCGGATCGAAAAAAAAGAAGCCGGGAATATCCGAAATTTGTCTCTCACCAAAAAGGGAGAATCCAAATTGGCGGACGCCATCTTACTTTGGGAAGATGCACAGAGCGAGCTTACTAAATCTTTAGGAAAATCTAAATTCCAAGAAACCTTAAAGATATTATCTGAAGTCAGAAAAATTCCGGTTTTAGAAACCCAAAACCAGGTCTAA
- a CDS encoding Crp/Fnr family transcriptional regulator, with protein MAKTLSVQTSEHWIEIQREFPNELASIGIRKKILKGEVVFGERDPYDGFFEIVSGIFKVYSLSQEGKEAILKVFYPGELIASHPIFQPNEPCFYPAFCEALKEGELIYYPKREFTSFLFENTKALYLFSAVTIQHLNYFRKKLVENLYLSVKDRILNFLKECGASQKFITLPISKNQLASLIGTTPESVSRAFRSLLDECILEEKDSSYRILKENHPKQIHEFPALKQ; from the coding sequence ATGGCTAAAACGTTAAGCGTTCAAACAAGCGAACATTGGATAGAGATCCAAAGGGAATTCCCAAATGAACTTGCATCTATCGGCATTCGAAAAAAAATTTTAAAAGGTGAAGTAGTTTTCGGAGAAAGAGATCCTTATGACGGATTTTTCGAGATCGTATCCGGTATTTTCAAAGTGTATTCCTTATCCCAAGAAGGAAAGGAAGCGATCCTGAAAGTATTTTATCCGGGAGAATTGATCGCTTCTCATCCGATTTTTCAACCAAATGAACCCTGTTTTTATCCTGCATTCTGCGAAGCGCTAAAAGAAGGAGAATTGATATACTATCCTAAAAGAGAATTTACCTCCTTCTTATTCGAAAACACCAAAGCTCTTTATTTATTTTCAGCTGTAACGATACAACATCTCAATTATTTCAGAAAAAAATTGGTAGAGAATCTGTATCTCTCCGTAAAAGACAGGATTTTGAATTTTTTAAAAGAATGCGGAGCTTCTCAGAAATTTATCACACTTCCTATCAGCAAAAATCAATTGGCCTCGCTGATCGGAACCACCCCGGAATCCGTAAGTAGAGCATTTAGATCTCTTTTGGATGAATGTATCTTGGAGGAAAAAGATTCTTCCTATAGAATACTAAAAGAAAATCACCCGAAACAAATCCATGAGTTTCCTGCTTTGAAACAATAG
- a CDS encoding c-type cytochrome encodes MLTKFQAKLFFLVGTFLFSAVFLLLTYDSLKYVYSSSSSKTLSEEVIRGKELWEKNNCMGCHTILGEGAYYAPELTKVYERRGPEWIRVFLKDPQAMYPGERKMVKYDFSESQISDIIAFLKWNGELDLKGFPPKPEYKSSTQLVNAESAAVVQPEKFKQICTACHSVGGAGGNVGPALDSVGKKYDIAYLQNWLRDPQKIKPGTAMPKLPLSDNEIKDLSSYLSQLK; translated from the coding sequence ATGCTTACAAAATTTCAGGCGAAATTATTTTTCCTGGTTGGGACGTTTTTATTCTCCGCAGTTTTCCTGCTTCTCACTTATGATTCTTTAAAATACGTTTATTCTTCTAGTTCTTCCAAAACTTTAAGTGAAGAAGTGATCCGAGGCAAAGAGCTTTGGGAAAAGAATAATTGTATGGGGTGTCATACGATCTTGGGAGAAGGAGCGTATTACGCACCTGAGTTGACCAAGGTTTACGAAAGAAGAGGTCCGGAATGGATCCGTGTTTTCTTAAAGGATCCACAAGCGATGTATCCTGGAGAAAGGAAAATGGTTAAATACGATTTTTCCGAATCTCAGATCTCGGATATAATCGCATTTTTAAAATGGAATGGAGAGTTGGATCTGAAAGGATTTCCTCCTAAACCCGAATATAAATCCTCCACACAACTCGTAAATGCGGAATCTGCCGCTGTTGTCCAACCCGAAAAGTTTAAACAGATTTGCACCGCTTGCCATTCGGTTGGGGGTGCTGGAGGGAATGTGGGGCCTGCATTAGATTCTGTAGGGAAAAAATATGATATCGCTTATCTACAAAATTGGCTGAGGGATCCGCAAAAGATCAAGCCGGGCACTGCTATGCCTAAACTTCCCCTAAGTGATAACGAGATCAAGGATTTGTCCTCTTATCTTTCCCAACTGAAATAA
- a CDS encoding cbb3-type cytochrome c oxidase subunit I, producing the protein MKYKSQKIAYWFFATCMLLLSLQIVYGFVMGFARMGFDVLHDWVPFNAARATHTNLLVVWLLTGFMGAAHYIIPDESDREIYSEKLAYIQLISLILVGVVSIIGFHLNFWEGRKFLEIPRPLDYLVVVNVLLFLFNIGMTVWKAKRYTTTSLVLYFGLFSAALLYLPGMIQFNSQTVDSYFRWWVVHLWVEGVWELIMGGILSFLLIKLTGVDREVIEKWLYVIVGLTFLSGILGTGHHYYYIGVPEYWKWVGGFFSMLEPLAFLAMAMFAISMYRKSGRNHPNTIALFWTIGSAVMSFVGAGFLGFAHTLPQVNLYTHGTLITAMHGHLAFWGAYAMIVFAILTYAMPLLTGRKLWNNPTGLFAFWASNIGMLGMTGAFAVAGIAQVYLERKLGLDFLTVQKEIQVHFLGLVLAAFVFTSGIVAFIINFVRFGAPTDEALGAEQASGDISLARRS; encoded by the coding sequence ATGAAATATAAATCTCAAAAAATTGCATACTGGTTTTTTGCTACCTGCATGCTCTTATTGTCCTTGCAAATAGTTTATGGATTCGTGATGGGATTTGCGAGAATGGGTTTCGATGTTCTACACGATTGGGTTCCATTCAATGCTGCCAGGGCGACTCATACTAATTTGTTAGTGGTTTGGTTACTCACTGGTTTTATGGGAGCGGCACATTATATAATTCCTGACGAATCCGACAGAGAGATCTATTCGGAAAAGCTGGCATATATCCAGCTAATTTCCCTGATTTTGGTGGGAGTTGTTTCTATCATAGGATTCCACCTGAATTTTTGGGAGGGGAGAAAGTTTTTAGAGATCCCTCGTCCTTTGGATTATCTGGTGGTAGTCAACGTCCTATTATTCCTTTTTAATATAGGAATGACTGTTTGGAAAGCTAAACGATACACTACAACTTCTCTTGTTCTGTATTTTGGCCTTTTTTCCGCTGCCCTTTTGTATCTTCCCGGAATGATCCAATTTAATAGCCAAACGGTGGACTCTTACTTCCGTTGGTGGGTAGTTCATCTTTGGGTAGAAGGTGTTTGGGAATTGATCATGGGAGGTATCCTTTCTTTCCTTCTTATCAAACTCACCGGAGTGGACAGAGAAGTTATCGAAAAATGGTTATATGTGATCGTTGGATTAACTTTTTTGTCCGGGATCTTAGGAACAGGTCACCATTATTATTATATAGGGGTTCCTGAATATTGGAAATGGGTGGGTGGATTTTTCTCCATGTTGGAGCCTCTTGCATTTCTTGCGATGGCAATGTTTGCAATCTCCATGTATAGAAAAAGTGGAAGGAATCATCCCAATACGATCGCTCTATTCTGGACGATCGGAAGTGCAGTCATGTCTTTTGTGGGTGCCGGGTTTTTAGGATTTGCTCATACTCTTCCTCAGGTAAACTTATACACTCATGGAACATTGATTACAGCTATGCATGGACACCTAGCATTCTGGGGAGCTTATGCAATGATCGTGTTTGCGATCTTAACATATGCGATGCCATTACTTACCGGCAGAAAACTTTGGAATAATCCGACCGGACTATTCGCATTCTGGGCCTCCAATATCGGAATGTTAGGAATGACTGGAGCTTTTGCAGTGGCGGGTATCGCACAAGTTTACTTAGAAAGAAAATTAGGATTAGACTTTTTGACGGTTCAAAAAGAGATCCAAGTTCATTTCTTAGGTTTGGTCCTTGCTGCATTCGTTTTCACTTCCGGGATCGTCGCATTCATTATAAACTTCGTACGCTTTGGAGCTCCTACAGATGAGGCCTTAGGTGCGGAGCAGGCTTCGGGAGATATTTCTCTTGCCCGTAGATCCTAA
- a CDS encoding CbbQ/NirQ/NorQ/GpvN family protein, giving the protein MPVDPKKDHKNGTLVQAEVPYYKSIGQEIEIFEHAYKNKLPILLKGPTGCGKTRFVEFMASKLDLPMTSVSCHEETSAVDLLGRFLIQGSETVWQDGPLTRSVRSGGILYIDEIAEARPDTIVSIHPLTDHRREIFIDRKNENLKAPDSFVLVASYNPGYQRGWKELKPSTRQRFISIQFDYPDKETESEILSKETGISSSVSSKLVKLAEKIRNLTELGLLESCSTRLLVDAAKLISTGLPSRLSCEVAIVQPLSDDPDTIRSLKDLVSLMI; this is encoded by the coding sequence TTGCCCGTAGATCCTAAAAAAGATCATAAAAATGGGACGTTAGTGCAAGCTGAAGTCCCTTATTATAAGTCGATCGGGCAAGAGATAGAAATATTCGAACACGCTTATAAGAACAAACTTCCCATCTTGCTAAAAGGTCCTACCGGCTGCGGTAAAACCCGATTTGTAGAATTTATGGCGTCCAAATTAGATCTTCCCATGACAAGTGTATCTTGTCATGAGGAAACTTCCGCTGTGGATCTGTTGGGAAGATTTCTGATCCAAGGTTCGGAGACTGTCTGGCAGGATGGGCCATTGACAAGAAGTGTTCGTTCCGGTGGAATATTATATATTGATGAAATTGCGGAAGCAAGACCGGATACGATCGTTTCTATCCATCCTTTAACGGACCATAGAAGAGAAATTTTTATAGATAGAAAGAATGAAAATTTGAAAGCCCCCGATTCTTTCGTACTTGTTGCTTCTTATAATCCAGGTTACCAAAGAGGTTGGAAGGAATTAAAACCTTCTACAAGACAAAGATTTATATCTATTCAATTCGATTATCCGGATAAGGAGACTGAAAGCGAGATTTTGAGTAAAGAAACCGGAATTTCTTCTTCTGTTTCTTCTAAACTTGTAAAACTTGCGGAGAAGATCAGGAATCTTACGGAGTTAGGATTATTGGAATCTTGTTCCACAAGATTGCTAGTGGATGCTGCAAAATTGATCTCTACAGGTTTGCCATCTAGATTATCCTGCGAGGTCGCAATAGTACAACCATTAAGTGATGATCCGGATACGATCCGTTCATTAAAAGATCTAGTCTCTTTGATGATCTGA
- a CDS encoding nitric oxide reductase activation protein NorD → MGWEEFVFKKTYNTVREIFSSEKDPSLKDKIIKLSDMKPRLSILAKSLTGENIEILPAEKEGGFQDQFYFLPGSYSNGPDSFSNIQFYIFRILYISEQRRLGFYWKKGEVRSKSESIKIAKETYPQVIESIEKNYPDIKSLLRSVENVEREFQRSVSKNKKTPEDLSLLYGIWMSSSSSTLESRITSQELLSQKTENDKIETEIEGVPRERIETIQADLKSQEDYTLMHQFEKVETAEEFQGNWRDFDGSDTLSEQEDAIRELDLRHTVRSNEPTHSVFRTDFLSGLFAGEVENDRSHEKPISYDEWDYKKRKYRKDHCKVFPKKFPDGNQGFTQKVFQENYNILNSLRSRMNRFFNLKTSLKRQTYGEDLDLDAALQYFSDLSCGQTPTENVYLSDRKRLREVSILLLADMSLSTDSYVDNQKILDVEKASLVLFGQICSEFGDRFRIDSFYSNTRNHCDYSNIKSFDEPWERSREKIGLMEAKGYTRIGPAIRHSLSLIQNEKSQKRWILLLTDGKPNDYDRYEGKYGIEDVKKAILECERSNVGVFALAIDKSAKQYLPAMLGKESYRILPNPKELPEALTDFFIKLVR, encoded by the coding sequence ATGGGTTGGGAAGAATTCGTATTCAAAAAGACATATAATACTGTTAGAGAAATTTTCTCTTCTGAAAAAGATCCATCCTTAAAAGATAAAATAATAAAACTGTCCGATATGAAACCAAGACTTTCAATTTTAGCAAAGTCTTTAACCGGAGAAAATATAGAAATATTACCTGCCGAAAAAGAAGGAGGATTTCAGGATCAATTCTATTTTTTGCCCGGGTCCTATTCTAATGGACCGGATTCATTCTCGAATATTCAATTTTATATATTCAGAATACTTTATATTTCAGAACAGAGAAGATTAGGATTTTATTGGAAAAAGGGAGAGGTAAGGAGCAAGAGTGAATCTATAAAGATCGCAAAGGAAACCTATCCACAGGTTATTGAAAGTATAGAGAAAAATTATCCGGATATAAAATCCCTTCTTAGATCTGTAGAGAATGTAGAAAGAGAATTCCAAAGATCAGTGTCAAAAAATAAAAAAACACCTGAGGATCTTTCTTTACTATATGGGATCTGGATGTCTTCTTCTTCATCTACATTAGAAAGTCGGATCACATCTCAGGAATTGCTCTCTCAAAAAACTGAAAACGATAAGATAGAAACGGAAATAGAAGGTGTGCCCAGAGAAAGGATCGAAACCATTCAGGCGGATCTAAAATCACAAGAAGATTATACTCTAATGCACCAATTCGAAAAGGTAGAAACCGCAGAAGAATTCCAGGGAAATTGGCGTGATTTTGATGGATCCGATACTTTATCGGAACAAGAAGATGCGATCCGGGAGTTAGATCTTAGGCATACGGTTCGTTCTAATGAACCTACACATTCCGTTTTTAGGACTGATTTTTTATCCGGACTATTTGCCGGAGAAGTGGAGAATGATCGCTCTCATGAAAAACCGATCTCTTATGACGAATGGGATTACAAAAAAAGGAAATATAGAAAGGATCATTGTAAGGTATTCCCTAAAAAATTCCCGGATGGAAATCAAGGATTCACCCAAAAAGTTTTCCAAGAAAATTATAATATACTAAATTCACTTCGATCTAGAATGAATCGATTCTTTAATCTCAAAACTTCTCTAAAAAGACAAACTTACGGAGAAGATTTGGATCTGGACGCCGCTCTACAATATTTTTCGGATCTGTCTTGCGGGCAAACTCCAACTGAAAATGTGTATTTGTCCGATAGGAAAAGACTTAGAGAGGTTTCTATACTTCTACTTGCCGACATGAGTTTATCCACCGATTCTTATGTGGATAACCAAAAGATCTTGGATGTGGAAAAGGCTTCTTTGGTATTATTCGGGCAGATCTGTTCCGAATTTGGAGATCGTTTTAGGATAGATTCATTTTATTCTAATACTAGAAATCATTGTGATTATTCTAATATAAAAAGTTTTGATGAACCTTGGGAAAGATCCAGAGAGAAGATAGGGCTTATGGAAGCGAAAGGATACACTAGAATTGGACCTGCCATCCGACATTCTCTCTCTTTGATCCAAAACGAAAAAAGCCAAAAACGTTGGATCCTACTTTTGACGGACGGTAAACCGAATGACTATGATCGTTACGAAGGGAAATACGGAATAGAGGACGTTAAAAAAGCGATCCTAGAATGCGAAAGATCTAATGTGGGAGTTTTTGCACTTGCAATAGATAAAAGTGCAAAACAGTATCTTCCGGCAATGCTTGGAAAAGAATCCTATAGGATCTTGCCGAATCCAAAAGAATTACCGGAAGCGCTGACTGATTTTTTTATTAAACTAGTTAGATGA
- a CDS encoding SRPBCC family protein, which produces MAKTNYYQPDPKTDLVLERIVDVPTELVWKAWTTPEHILKWFTPAPWKTIDCEIDLKPGGIFRTTMLSPEGQEFPNSGCFLDIVENEKLVFTDIFEPGFKPTPSGGFFTAILTLEKHGNGTKYHVLARHKDEETKKKHEEMGFHDGWNTALDQLVELMKAVR; this is translated from the coding sequence ATGGCAAAAACTAATTATTACCAACCGGACCCAAAAACAGATCTAGTTCTTGAGAGGATCGTAGATGTTCCTACAGAACTGGTTTGGAAAGCATGGACCACTCCGGAACATATACTCAAATGGTTTACCCCTGCCCCTTGGAAAACTATTGATTGTGAGATCGATCTTAAGCCGGGTGGAATCTTCCGCACGACTATGTTGTCTCCGGAAGGACAAGAGTTCCCGAACAGCGGTTGTTTTTTGGATATCGTAGAAAATGAAAAACTTGTATTCACCGATATTTTCGAACCGGGTTTTAAACCTACTCCAAGTGGCGGATTTTTTACAGCGATACTTACATTAGAAAAACATGGTAATGGAACCAAGTATCATGTTCTTGCTCGTCATAAAGACGAAGAGACCAAAAAGAAACATGAAGAGATGGGTTTCCACGACGGTTGGAACACAGCTCTCGACCAATTAGTAGAACTCATGAAAGCAGTTCGCTAA
- a CDS encoding ArsR/SmtB family transcription factor → MFHALGDPTRRSILERLSMGPATVGELAEPFKMALPSLMQHLGVLEDSSLVRSEKVGRVRTYKLTQDTMKAGEDWFVRQRTHWDRRLDQLDSYLLEMKEKENGKN, encoded by the coding sequence ATGTTTCATGCTCTAGGGGACCCAACAAGAAGGTCCATTTTAGAACGTTTGAGCATGGGGCCGGCAACTGTAGGAGAACTGGCGGAGCCTTTCAAAATGGCCCTTCCATCTCTCATGCAGCATCTAGGTGTGTTGGAAGATTCCTCTCTGGTTCGTTCCGAAAAAGTGGGTCGTGTAAGAACTTATAAACTTACCCAAGATACCATGAAGGCCGGAGAAGATTGGTTCGTTAGACAACGCACACATTGGGACAGAAGGCTCGACCAACTGGACAGTTACTTACTTGAAATGAAGGAGAAAGAAAATGGCAAAAACTAA